The proteins below are encoded in one region of Paenibacillus albus:
- a CDS encoding glycosyltransferase family 2 protein, with protein MIAISLCLIVKDEEDVIARCLDSVKKAVDEIVIVDTGSTDATKDIAATYTDKIYDFEWIDDFAAARNYAFSKATSAYILWLDADDVLLEPDLKKLLELKSTLSSDVDTVSMDYHLAKDEYGTVTSALRRNRLVKRERGFRWIGAVHEYLEVYGASYASDIAVTHASLRHDSDRNLRIYEQRLARGESFSARDRFYYANELSDHARHEQAIMSYSRFLLSGEGWVEDNIAACGKIADCYSALGADDLALEYALRSFKYGSPRPDFCCRIGYWHLQKGSYAIAAYWYEAALNAPKQEQSWSLHNNACATWLPHLQLCVCYDKLGDLARAFVHNERARAYRPADAAVLHNKAYLEEVLKAKASALEENAYPVDASV; from the coding sequence GTGATTGCGATCAGCCTATGTCTCATTGTGAAAGACGAAGAGGACGTCATTGCCAGATGTTTGGATTCTGTAAAGAAAGCCGTGGATGAAATCGTCATCGTGGATACGGGTTCGACCGACGCTACCAAAGACATTGCTGCGACGTATACGGACAAGATCTATGACTTTGAATGGATCGATGACTTCGCGGCAGCCCGTAATTACGCATTCAGCAAGGCAACCTCGGCTTACATCCTGTGGCTGGATGCTGACGATGTATTGCTTGAGCCGGATTTGAAGAAGCTGCTCGAGTTAAAGAGCACCTTGTCGTCTGATGTGGATACGGTCTCGATGGACTATCATTTGGCTAAGGACGAGTACGGCACCGTGACAAGCGCTCTGCGGAGGAACCGCCTCGTGAAGCGTGAACGCGGCTTCCGGTGGATCGGTGCTGTCCATGAATATTTGGAAGTGTACGGTGCCTCATACGCATCGGACATTGCAGTCACGCACGCCAGCCTCCGGCATGACAGTGATCGGAATTTACGCATCTATGAGCAGCGGCTCGCTAGAGGCGAATCGTTCAGCGCCAGAGACCGATTCTATTACGCTAACGAACTGAGCGACCATGCTCGCCACGAGCAGGCGATTATGTCCTATAGCCGCTTTTTGCTATCTGGCGAGGGGTGGGTGGAGGATAATATCGCTGCCTGCGGGAAGATAGCGGACTGTTACTCTGCGCTCGGCGCAGACGACTTGGCGCTGGAGTACGCGCTGCGATCGTTCAAGTACGGCAGCCCCCGGCCTGACTTCTGCTGCCGCATCGGTTATTGGCATTTGCAGAAGGGATCGTATGCAATCGCAGCGTATTGGTACGAAGCAGCGTTAAATGCGCCGAAGCAGGAGCAATCCTGGTCGCTGCACAACAACGCGTGCGCAACGTGGCTGCCTCATCTGCAGCTTTGCGTCTGCTATGACAAGCTCGGCGATCTTGCCAGAGCCTTCGTGCACAACGAGCGCGCCCGTGCCTATCGGCCGGCTGACGCCGCTGTCTTACATAACAAGGCTTATCTGGAAGAGGTGCTGAAGGCGAAGGCAAGCGCGCTCGAAGAGAACGCGTATCCAGTGGATGCATCCGTCTAA
- a CDS encoding bifunctional diguanylate cyclase/phosphodiesterase, with amino-acid sequence MKQSFKPFMFILFISTVLVAGISLYSYSQSKVILKERMTLSTQQTVIQTVDELNLMLRAYEDLTYNVITDAGILSNLQIYGDTQGDQLDRFNAANQIKSILSVRFFSKADIKDVHLFPLDSPVNEISTVGPSESRLSYVNSDWYKQAIAGDGRNVWLETRRTGFLGSGQPTFAISRVVTLISGMKFILFVEISTEDVNDMLAEAHLGKTGEMVLLNDANLLLSQSRQGVTGAKYRIPLLAPDKADPDESKYLMRSAVNRIDGKQQLIVTGKLASTGWTVEAFVPVSELIQDTAKLRNTMLLCIIVIGFVTFLVNYLYQRRRSSAAIRYMAYHDHLTDLANRKLFSELLDREIMISKQQGLRFAVLFIDLDRLKLINDTFGHGAGDKLLIDIATKLKRQLPKEYTTARFGGDEFLILMPNIKNDTEVEEMLHKLAALIQEPIYYQDKELYCSASIGVSIYPQDGEDGSSLIKNADMAMYSVKESGRSNHRFYDSEMDKKSYGKFELERDLRKALEREQLLLVYQPQVHVESGAIVGVEALVRWKHHERGMISPADFIPIAEETRLIIPIGEWILYTACRQNKAWQEAGLSPVHVSVNLSIHQFQSPGIVENVAHILRETGLAPQWLELEITESIAMHDVEQVIRTLQGLSDLGVKISIDDFGTGYSSLSYLKNFPIERLKVDKSFLDNMIESPKERAIVGSIIVMSHSLGLKVTAEGVEKVEQVQLLQELSCDDAQGYYFSRPLLPDDCAKRLAENAIYAGGR; translated from the coding sequence TTGAAACAAAGCTTTAAACCTTTCATGTTTATACTGTTCATCTCGACTGTGCTAGTAGCAGGCATCAGCCTGTATTCCTACTCGCAGTCCAAAGTGATTTTAAAAGAAAGAATGACGCTTTCTACCCAGCAGACGGTCATCCAAACCGTCGATGAGCTTAATCTGATGCTGCGCGCCTACGAAGACCTCACCTACAATGTCATTACAGACGCAGGGATACTTAGCAATCTTCAAATCTACGGCGATACGCAAGGCGACCAGCTCGATCGATTTAACGCCGCTAATCAAATCAAATCGATCCTCTCCGTGCGGTTCTTTAGCAAAGCCGATATTAAAGACGTACATCTATTTCCGCTGGATAGTCCCGTTAATGAGATTTCGACTGTCGGTCCCTCTGAGTCAAGGCTGTCCTATGTGAATAGCGATTGGTACAAGCAGGCGATTGCCGGGGATGGACGCAATGTCTGGCTCGAAACAAGGCGGACCGGGTTCCTGGGAAGCGGGCAGCCTACCTTTGCTATCAGCCGGGTCGTGACGCTGATCTCTGGCATGAAATTTATTTTGTTCGTCGAAATCAGCACTGAAGATGTCAACGACATGCTCGCAGAAGCCCATCTTGGGAAAACAGGTGAAATGGTGCTGCTGAATGATGCGAACCTGCTGCTCAGCCAGTCGCGCCAAGGCGTAACCGGCGCCAAATACCGGATTCCTCTGCTTGCGCCGGATAAGGCGGACCCTGATGAGTCGAAATATTTGATGCGGAGCGCCGTCAATCGAATTGACGGCAAACAACAGCTGATCGTCACTGGCAAGCTGGCCTCGACAGGCTGGACTGTAGAAGCGTTCGTACCGGTGAGTGAGCTGATTCAAGACACAGCGAAGCTTCGTAACACAATGCTGCTCTGTATCATTGTCATTGGCTTTGTTACTTTTCTGGTCAATTATTTGTATCAGCGCAGACGAAGCAGTGCGGCGATTCGATATATGGCTTATCATGATCACTTGACCGACCTGGCGAACCGCAAGCTGTTTAGTGAGCTGCTGGATCGCGAAATTATGATTTCGAAGCAGCAGGGGCTGCGGTTTGCCGTGCTCTTCATTGACTTGGACAGGCTGAAGCTCATTAACGATACGTTCGGGCATGGCGCAGGCGATAAGCTGCTTATCGATATTGCAACGAAGCTGAAGCGGCAGCTTCCGAAGGAGTATACGACAGCAAGGTTCGGAGGTGATGAGTTTCTCATCTTGATGCCGAACATCAAGAATGATACGGAAGTTGAAGAGATGCTTCACAAGCTTGCCGCGTTGATCCAAGAGCCGATTTATTATCAAGACAAAGAGCTGTATTGCTCTGCCAGCATTGGCGTCAGCATTTATCCGCAGGATGGCGAAGACGGATCGTCGCTGATCAAGAACGCGGATATGGCTATGTATAGCGTAAAAGAAAGCGGCCGAAGCAATCACCGCTTCTACGACAGTGAGATGGACAAGAAGTCGTACGGCAAGTTTGAGCTGGAGCGGGATTTGCGCAAGGCGCTGGAACGGGAGCAGCTGCTTCTCGTGTATCAGCCGCAGGTTCATGTGGAATCCGGTGCCATCGTAGGCGTGGAAGCGCTCGTTCGTTGGAAGCATCATGAACGGGGGATGATCTCTCCAGCTGATTTTATTCCCATTGCCGAAGAAACCCGCCTTATCATCCCGATCGGGGAATGGATTCTGTACACCGCATGCAGGCAAAATAAAGCGTGGCAGGAGGCTGGACTGTCACCGGTTCATGTCTCAGTCAACCTCTCGATTCATCAGTTCCAGAGTCCGGGCATCGTCGAGAATGTCGCTCATATTCTGCGCGAGACAGGGCTTGCTCCGCAATGGCTGGAGCTGGAAATCACGGAATCGATCGCCATGCATGACGTGGAGCAGGTTATTCGCACGCTGCAAGGCTTGTCGGACTTGGGGGTCAAAATATCCATCGATGATTTTGGCACCGGCTATTCTTCACTCAGTTATTTAAAAAACTTCCCGATTGAACGTCTGAAGGTGGACAAGTCCTTCCTCGATAATATGATTGAAAGCCCGAAGGAACGCGCCATCGTAGGGTCCATCATTGTCATGTCGCACAGCCTTGGCCTTAAAGTGACTGCAGAAGGCGTGGAGAAAGTGGAGCAGGTGCAATTGTTGCAGGAATTGAGCTGTGACGACGCGCAGGGCTATTACTTCAGCCGTCCGTTGCTGCCTGACGATTGTGCCAAACGATTGGCGGAAAATGCAATTTATGCGGGCGGGAGGTAG
- a CDS encoding ABC transporter substrate-binding protein, producing MGETVKGRMQLLLGLLVAATVMATGCSAKDAQSTGGSKDVRAVGSEAGNGAAAKGDVKLRMMESLTNPKRTEILKSLIAQFEQENPSIHVELISPPFNQADETIETMLSTKQNLDVIEVREINVADYVKKQYIEPLDAYTASWQDYATVQQIPLSVGSVNGKLYFLANGLYERQLYYRKDWFDQAKISPPSTWDELYNAAVKLTNQARNQFGFSFRGARGSNGVFDGMIRTYNGAATDLADGAFLNSGSTIYSTPEASEALTLYKKLYDHASPKESVYWGFDEQVKAFTSGQTAMLLQDSDVIQTLQAEMKPGTWAAVPMPKGPSGKSLITVGAAGWGISSSSSHKAAAWKLIAFLSSPDQNTEFGKKYGLVPIHTTVSTDPYFTTGPYKTLIDMTNDPDTYLYYQTPIKYPGNNEWSKVSTSTEQEMLLGKATVQETLVKWDAFWKEQQRLIQGK from the coding sequence ATGGGAGAAACTGTAAAAGGACGAATGCAGCTTCTGCTTGGCTTGCTAGTGGCGGCGACTGTTATGGCGACAGGCTGCAGCGCGAAAGATGCGCAGTCGACAGGAGGCAGTAAGGATGTCCGGGCGGTTGGCAGTGAAGCAGGGAACGGAGCAGCAGCGAAGGGCGATGTGAAGCTGCGAATGATGGAAAGCTTGACGAACCCGAAGCGAACGGAGATTCTGAAGTCGCTCATTGCACAATTCGAGCAGGAGAATCCTTCGATACATGTAGAGCTGATCTCGCCGCCATTCAATCAGGCGGATGAAACCATTGAGACCATGCTGTCCACGAAGCAGAACCTCGACGTGATCGAGGTTCGCGAGATCAACGTCGCGGACTACGTGAAGAAACAGTATATCGAACCGCTTGATGCTTACACCGCAAGCTGGCAAGATTATGCTACGGTACAGCAAATTCCGCTTAGTGTGGGGAGCGTGAATGGCAAGCTGTATTTTTTGGCGAATGGACTATACGAGCGTCAGCTCTACTACCGCAAAGATTGGTTTGATCAAGCGAAGATTTCCCCGCCATCCACTTGGGATGAGCTCTATAACGCCGCAGTGAAGCTGACGAATCAAGCGCGTAATCAATTCGGTTTCTCCTTTCGCGGAGCGAGAGGCTCAAACGGCGTCTTCGATGGCATGATCCGCACTTACAACGGAGCGGCGACGGACTTGGCAGACGGAGCTTTTCTAAACAGCGGTTCCACGATCTATTCAACGCCGGAGGCAAGCGAGGCGCTGACGCTCTATAAGAAGCTTTATGATCATGCGTCCCCAAAGGAATCGGTGTACTGGGGCTTTGACGAGCAGGTAAAGGCGTTTACCTCCGGGCAGACGGCCATGCTGCTGCAGGACAGCGATGTTATTCAGACGCTTCAAGCGGAGATGAAGCCAGGCACATGGGCAGCCGTGCCAATGCCGAAAGGGCCGAGCGGCAAATCGCTCATTACGGTCGGTGCAGCGGGATGGGGCATTTCTTCAAGTTCCTCCCACAAGGCTGCGGCATGGAAGCTGATCGCGTTCCTGTCCTCTCCGGATCAGAACACGGAATTCGGCAAGAAATACGGACTTGTGCCGATCCATACGACGGTCTCGACAGATCCCTATTTCACAACAGGGCCCTATAAAACGCTCATAGATATGACCAATGATCCGGATACCTACTTGTATTATCAGACACCGATTAAATACCCGGGCAATAATGAATGGTCCAAAGTATCAACGTCCACGGAGCAGGAGATGCTGCTTGGCAAAGCTACGGTGCAGGAGACGCTTGTGAAGTGGGATGCGTTCTGGAAGGAGCAGCAGCGGCTGATACAGGGGAAATAG
- a CDS encoding glycoside hydrolase family 172 protein, translating to MYNFNGLDMGIGNLARLSNAKTRSISPENFSGEPGKGGMATEGTGKNCARDLGQGWKVSPSVEIEPGATLTMADIKGPGAIQHIWLTCFPGSWRNMIIRFYWDNEETPSVEVPVGDFFCNGWQERCNVNSFPIAVNPAGGMNSYWQMPFRGSARVTMENTSKTDKAVLYYQIDYTLTDVPEDMAYFHAQWRRSNPVAYKDVHTLIDGVTGKGHYVGTYLAWQVNNTGWWGEGEIKFFMDGDTEFPTICGTGTEDYFGGAWNWEHPQGQYGVYSTPFLGMHQVIKPDGLYRSQQRFGMYRWHVQDPIRFDSELRVTIQDLGWRSGGRYLPQQSDIASTTFWYQAEPHAPFPELPGNDEREVI from the coding sequence TTGTATAATTTTAACGGCCTTGATATGGGGATTGGAAACTTAGCACGTTTGTCGAATGCGAAGACGAGATCAATCAGTCCGGAGAATTTTTCAGGGGAGCCTGGCAAGGGTGGCATGGCAACGGAAGGAACCGGCAAGAACTGCGCGCGAGATTTAGGCCAGGGCTGGAAAGTATCGCCTTCGGTGGAGATTGAGCCTGGCGCGACATTGACGATGGCTGACATTAAGGGTCCCGGTGCGATCCAGCATATTTGGCTGACCTGCTTCCCAGGCTCGTGGCGCAATATGATCATTCGCTTCTATTGGGACAATGAGGAGACGCCTTCGGTCGAAGTGCCTGTCGGCGACTTCTTCTGCAACGGCTGGCAGGAGCGCTGCAATGTGAACTCGTTCCCGATCGCTGTCAATCCGGCAGGCGGAATGAACAGCTATTGGCAGATGCCTTTCCGCGGCTCGGCCCGCGTTACGATGGAGAATACGTCAAAGACCGACAAAGCGGTGCTGTACTACCAAATCGACTATACGCTTACAGACGTACCAGAGGATATGGCTTATTTCCACGCACAATGGAGAAGAAGCAATCCGGTTGCTTATAAAGATGTGCATACCTTAATTGACGGCGTGACGGGTAAAGGCCACTACGTCGGAACGTACCTGGCATGGCAGGTGAACAACACCGGTTGGTGGGGCGAAGGCGAGATCAAGTTCTTCATGGACGGCGATACGGAATTCCCGACGATCTGCGGTACGGGGACGGAGGATTACTTCGGAGGCGCGTGGAACTGGGAGCATCCGCAAGGGCAGTACGGCGTGTATTCAACACCGTTCCTCGGCATGCACCAGGTCATCAAGCCGGATGGCTTGTACCGGAGCCAGCAGCGCTTCGGCATGTACCGCTGGCATGTGCAGGACCCGATTCGTTTCGATTCGGAGCTGCGCGTGACCATTCAAGATCTCGGCTGGCGCTCCGGCGGACGCTATCTGCCGCAGCAGAGCGACATCGCATCGACGACGTTCTGGTACCAGGCGGAGCCGCACGCACCGTTCCCGGAGCTTCCGGGCAATGATGAGCGCGAAGTGATTTAG
- a CDS encoding M48 family metallopeptidase: MPRSRRSKGFVWFIWFVVYAALVTAYVWYTSPNNVPSSYAGTAADPATFFSSKQLADSARLNAMRNWIFFISAPWEWLIYLFLLFGGLARYWRDALESWRLPLVVRFPLYVLLVDAAAFVLYLPLRALSFALSKSYGISTQPWPGWIRDKLVAFGVGYVTLLAVTAVAFWIMSRRGRWWLKLWLISVPFTVFMMYVQPVIIDPLYNHFTRLSDPQLEQKILALAAKSDIPASRVYEVDMSAKTNAINAYVTGIGSSLRIVLWDTTLKQLNEQEILLIMAHEMGHYAMHHLEWSAVGAVGSSLVVIVIGGWIYIWSIRRFGDRLGIRGRADITALPLLLLILSLLSFASLPVSNYVSRQAESAADAYAMDLLGTADGSISMQQKTALITLSDLNPPLLVRWFRDTHPSDMERIVAAMKFAKEHPHAAEADAGAAHKGASSSD; encoded by the coding sequence ATGCCTAGAAGCCGTCGTTCAAAAGGGTTCGTATGGTTCATATGGTTCGTTGTGTATGCGGCGCTCGTGACTGCCTATGTTTGGTACACGTCGCCGAATAATGTACCTTCTTCGTATGCCGGGACAGCCGCTGACCCGGCTACGTTCTTCTCGAGCAAGCAGCTCGCCGATAGTGCGCGATTGAATGCGATGCGCAATTGGATCTTCTTCATCAGCGCACCTTGGGAGTGGCTTATCTATTTGTTTCTGCTGTTCGGCGGGCTCGCTCGTTATTGGCGCGACGCGCTGGAATCGTGGAGATTGCCGCTTGTCGTAAGATTTCCGCTCTACGTGCTGCTTGTAGATGCCGCTGCGTTCGTGCTCTACTTGCCGCTGAGGGCACTTAGCTTTGCTTTGTCCAAGTCATATGGCATCTCAACGCAGCCGTGGCCGGGCTGGATCCGGGATAAGCTCGTTGCTTTCGGCGTCGGTTATGTTACTTTACTTGCGGTTACGGCGGTCGCATTCTGGATCATGTCGCGCAGAGGCCGCTGGTGGCTGAAGCTTTGGCTTATTTCGGTGCCTTTTACCGTATTCATGATGTACGTGCAGCCGGTTATTATCGACCCGCTGTACAATCACTTCACGCGTCTGTCCGACCCGCAGCTGGAACAGAAGATTCTTGCGCTTGCTGCCAAGTCTGACATTCCCGCCAGCCGTGTTTATGAAGTGGATATGTCCGCCAAAACAAATGCAATAAACGCCTACGTCACCGGCATCGGCTCGTCCTTGCGCATCGTGCTGTGGGATACGACGCTGAAGCAGCTGAACGAGCAGGAAATTCTGCTCATCATGGCGCATGAGATGGGGCATTATGCGATGCATCATCTCGAATGGAGCGCTGTCGGCGCGGTAGGCTCGTCGCTGGTCGTCATTGTTATTGGCGGTTGGATCTATATCTGGTCGATTCGCCGCTTCGGTGATCGCCTCGGCATTCGCGGACGTGCGGATATAACGGCTCTGCCGCTGTTGTTGCTTATTCTATCGCTGCTATCGTTCGCGTCGCTTCCGGTGAGCAACTATGTGTCTCGCCAAGCGGAGTCGGCGGCAGACGCGTACGCGATGGATCTGCTCGGCACCGCTGACGGATCAATCTCCATGCAGCAGAAGACGGCGCTCATCACACTGAGCGATTTGAATCCGCCGCTGCTCGTTCGCTGGTTCCGCGATACGCATCCGAGCGATATGGAGCGAATTGTCGCTGCGATGAAGTTTGCGAAGGAGCATCCGCATGCAGCAGAGGCTGACGCTGGCGCTGCTCACAAAGGGGCATCTTCGAGTGACTAG
- a CDS encoding ROK family protein — protein sequence MLIGAVEAGGTKFVCGIGSEDGFIQDRVSFPTEAPEKTIANVINYFRDKKVEAIGIGSFGPINIDPTSPQYGYVTTTPKPGWGNYPVLPELRKVFDVPFGWDTDVNAAALGEATWGAAAGLDSCLYYTVGTGIGVGVYAEGKMVHGLVHPEGGHVLTRRHPEDTFEGFCPYHGDCLEGMAAGPAIERRWKVKGSELGVDHPAWEMEAFYLGQAVANAILLLSPKKIILGGGVMHQEQLFPLIHAEVRNNLKGYVSAEAVLDGISSYIVPPGLGDNAGLCGSLALGLRALQEAK from the coding sequence ATGTTGATTGGAGCAGTAGAAGCAGGTGGAACGAAGTTTGTTTGTGGAATTGGTAGCGAGGACGGCTTCATTCAGGATCGGGTGAGCTTCCCGACGGAGGCACCGGAGAAGACGATTGCTAATGTTATTAATTATTTTCGTGATAAAAAGGTTGAAGCGATCGGGATCGGCTCGTTCGGACCGATCAACATTGATCCGACAAGCCCGCAATACGGCTATGTGACGACGACGCCAAAGCCAGGCTGGGGCAACTACCCAGTTCTGCCAGAGCTGCGCAAAGTGTTCGACGTACCGTTCGGCTGGGATACAGACGTTAACGCGGCGGCGCTTGGTGAAGCGACTTGGGGCGCGGCGGCAGGACTCGACAGCTGCTTGTATTACACAGTCGGTACCGGTATCGGGGTAGGCGTTTATGCTGAGGGCAAAATGGTGCATGGTCTCGTTCATCCCGAAGGCGGCCACGTGCTGACGCGTCGTCATCCCGAGGATACGTTCGAAGGCTTCTGCCCGTATCACGGCGATTGCCTGGAAGGTATGGCGGCTGGACCTGCGATTGAGCGCAGATGGAAAGTGAAAGGCAGCGAGCTTGGCGTTGATCACCCGGCTTGGGAGATGGAAGCCTTCTACCTCGGACAAGCGGTAGCGAACGCGATTCTGCTATTGTCGCCGAAGAAGATCATTCTGGGCGGCGGCGTCATGCACCAAGAGCAGCTGTTCCCGCTGATCCACGCAGAAGTGCGCAACAACTTGAAGGGCTATGTCAGCGCTGAAGCTGTGCTGGACGGCATCAGCAGCTACATCGTACCGCCGGGTCTTGGCGACAATGCCGGCTTGTGTGGTTCGCTCGCGCTCGGTCTGCGCGCTCTGCAAGAAGCGAAGTAA
- a CDS encoding helix-turn-helix domain-containing protein, whose protein sequence is MRTLAELTPFVGDSMPYLYDGSSNEGLRVCSVFAFHLFTDGPGEMEIEGTRYPIEKRTLIFLRPGQPHAFHISPEHPLASHNLYCDLWDNRMPISLHRTFIYAPSPFRLPEQSASEPCDELDALPGVFSLQPYPHLYEAFLHIVKLYNELIHYRSETVNSLLYAWMLSWHNACRTRQPRDYRIVRLLEQLEMNPERRETVEQWWTLCGLKRTYFHELFLRETGMTPKAYQHRLLMKRAMHLLQESDLSVTAIADKLGYPSIHPFTRHFTAHYGVSPKQHRQNPHKKR, encoded by the coding sequence ATGCGAACTTTAGCGGAGCTGACGCCATTCGTCGGCGATTCCATGCCTTACTTATACGATGGCAGCTCGAACGAAGGACTGCGTGTGTGCAGCGTTTTTGCCTTCCACCTCTTCACTGATGGACCCGGCGAAATGGAAATCGAAGGGACGCGATACCCCATTGAGAAACGAACGCTCATCTTTCTTCGTCCCGGTCAACCACATGCCTTCCACATATCGCCCGAGCATCCGCTTGCCTCTCATAACTTGTACTGCGACCTGTGGGATAACCGCATGCCCATCTCGCTTCATCGCACATTTATTTATGCACCAAGCCCGTTCCGGCTGCCTGAGCAATCGGCATCAGAGCCATGTGACGAGCTGGATGCTCTGCCAGGCGTATTTTCGCTGCAGCCTTACCCGCATCTGTATGAGGCTTTCCTTCATATCGTGAAGCTGTACAACGAGCTGATTCATTATCGCAGCGAAACGGTCAACAGCCTGCTGTACGCGTGGATGCTCAGCTGGCATAATGCTTGCCGTACGCGCCAGCCGCGCGATTATCGAATTGTACGGCTGTTAGAGCAGCTCGAGATGAACCCGGAGCGGCGCGAGACGGTAGAGCAATGGTGGACGCTGTGCGGCTTGAAGCGGACTTATTTTCACGAGTTATTCTTGCGCGAGACTGGCATGACGCCCAAAGCCTATCAGCACCGCTTGTTGATGAAACGTGCCATGCATCTTCTACAGGAGAGCGACCTCAGCGTGACGGCTATTGCCGACAAGCTTGGCTATCCATCCATTCACCCGTTCACGCGCCACTTCACTGCGCATTATGGCGTCAGTCCGAAGCAGCATCGGCAAAATCCCCATAAAAAAAGATGA
- a CDS encoding mandelate racemase/muconate lactonizing enzyme family protein, whose translation MLITKVETFVLHVPITPPITDAINVATHWGLSGVRIYTDEGITGWGYTGTCAHGDDMIVDTIERYYAPELIGKDPFMVKELWDTMRFGKMHWIGRAGITHMALAAVDIALWDIMAKASNKPLWQYLGGHKSKGIKAYNTNGGWLNWSKDRLLKDVTDIVEQGFTGVKIKVGKPDPREDYDRVKAVRQAIGDDVIFMIDVNQQWNINTAMTWGKRLEEFDLFWLEEPLNPDDIMGHKKLADELNVPIALGEHVYTKYAFRDYIHQGALEYCQVDVTRVAGVTEWLQVAGLAAAYDVPVCPHVGDMGQIHQHLVAATPGAIMLEYIPWIRHIFEEPATVQNGLYVLPQMPGASTKMIPKYFDEYRVR comes from the coding sequence ATGCTAATTACAAAAGTTGAGACATTCGTGCTTCACGTGCCCATTACACCGCCCATTACGGATGCGATTAACGTTGCAACCCACTGGGGGCTGTCCGGCGTTCGCATTTATACGGATGAAGGCATTACAGGCTGGGGCTATACAGGCACATGCGCGCATGGAGACGACATGATCGTTGATACGATTGAACGCTATTACGCGCCGGAGCTGATCGGGAAAGATCCTTTCATGGTCAAGGAGCTATGGGATACGATGCGGTTCGGCAAGATGCACTGGATCGGGCGCGCAGGCATTACGCATATGGCGCTGGCGGCTGTTGATATTGCGCTATGGGACATTATGGCGAAGGCTTCGAACAAGCCGCTGTGGCAGTACCTCGGCGGTCATAAGAGTAAAGGAATCAAAGCGTACAATACGAACGGCGGCTGGCTCAACTGGTCGAAGGATCGGCTGCTTAAGGACGTAACGGATATTGTGGAGCAGGGCTTTACCGGCGTCAAAATCAAAGTCGGCAAGCCCGACCCGCGCGAGGACTACGACCGTGTCAAAGCGGTGCGCCAAGCCATCGGCGATGATGTCATCTTCATGATCGACGTGAATCAGCAGTGGAACATCAATACGGCGATGACTTGGGGCAAGCGGCTGGAAGAGTTCGACTTGTTCTGGCTGGAGGAGCCGCTGAACCCGGACGATATTATGGGGCATAAGAAGCTTGCCGATGAGCTGAACGTGCCGATTGCGCTTGGCGAGCATGTCTACACGAAATATGCGTTCCGCGATTACATTCACCAAGGAGCGCTTGAATATTGCCAGGTTGACGTCACCCGTGTAGCAGGAGTCACGGAATGGCTGCAAGTAGCAGGCCTCGCTGCCGCTTACGATGTGCCGGTCTGCCCGCATGTCGGGGATATGGGACAGATCCATCAGCATCTGGTGGCGGCGACGCCTGGCGCAATTATGCTGGAGTACATTCCATGGATTCGCCATATCTTCGAGGAGCCGGCTACGGTGCAGAACGGACTATACGTATTACCGCAAATGCCAGGCGCATCAACGAAGATGATTCCAAAATATTTTGACGAATACAGGGTGCGATAG